Proteins from a genomic interval of Neisseria arctica:
- a CDS encoding DUF488 domain-containing protein: MFTVQRIYDFGDYPAGVCAVFVDRLYPRGITKERMAGVVWLKDVAPSTQLRKWYHEKPEAHYAEFRVKYLAELESKEARQAIQELNGLSSIYPEVRLLSAVKELRHSHLTVLLEYLGEPFQTASS; this comes from the coding sequence ATGTTTACCGTACAGCGTATTTATGATTTTGGTGACTACCCGGCTGGTGTGTGTGCGGTTTTTGTCGACCGCCTATATCCACGTGGTATTACTAAAGAAAGGATGGCGGGCGTGGTGTGGCTAAAAGATGTTGCGCCGTCTACCCAGCTGCGTAAGTGGTATCATGAAAAGCCGGAGGCGCACTATGCCGAATTCCGTGTGAAATATTTGGCGGAATTGGAGAGTAAGGAAGCCCGGCAAGCTATTCAGGAATTGAATGGACTATCGTCGATATATCCTGAAGTTCGTTTGCTCAGTGCCGTGAAGGAGCTGCGGCATTCGCACCTTACGGTATTACTGGAATATTTAGGAGAACCGTTTCAAACGGCTTCTTCGTGA
- the secB gene encoding protein-export chaperone SecB encodes MSEELQPVFSIEKLYVKDMSLEVPHAPRIFLENGEPEVDMRVTTESAKLEDEFYNVDVTVTVTAKLADERVMFLNEVTQSGIFRLANIPEEDVKLLLAVACPNILFPYAREAVSSTVTRAGFPPVLLAPINFEAMYQQTEQAGNA; translated from the coding sequence ATGAGCGAAGAACTGCAACCCGTATTCAGTATCGAAAAACTATACGTAAAAGACATGTCCTTGGAAGTACCGCACGCACCGCGTATTTTCTTGGAAAACGGCGAACCTGAAGTAGATATGCGCGTTACCACAGAAAGTGCCAAGCTGGAAGATGAATTTTACAATGTAGACGTAACCGTAACCGTAACCGCCAAATTGGCCGATGAACGTGTTATGTTCTTGAACGAAGTAACCCAAAGCGGCATTTTCCGTTTAGCCAACATTCCTGAAGAAGACGTGAAATTACTGTTAGCGGTTGCCTGTCCGAACATTCTGTTCCCTTATGCCCGCGAAGCCGTATCCAGCACTGTAACCCGTGCAGGTTTCCCACCGGTGTTACTCGCTCCGATTAATTTCGAGGCTATGTACCAGCAAACCGAACAAGCAGGTAATGCATAA
- the grxC gene encoding glutaredoxin 3: protein MQAIKMYTGPYCPYCTMAKQFLKSQGITEIEEIRVDQSPEKYAEMQQITGQRSVPQIFIGDTHVGGFTDLYNLHQKGELQDLLAGK from the coding sequence ATGCAAGCGATTAAAATGTACACCGGCCCATACTGCCCTTATTGCACCATGGCCAAACAATTTTTAAAATCCCAAGGCATTACCGAAATCGAAGAAATCCGTGTCGACCAATCGCCTGAAAAATATGCCGAAATGCAGCAGATAACCGGCCAACGCAGCGTACCGCAGATTTTTATCGGCGATACCCACGTTGGCGGCTTTACCGACCTTTATAACCTGCATCAAAAAGGCGAACTACAAGATCTGCTGGCAGGAAAATAA
- the dacB gene encoding D-alanyl-D-alanine carboxypeptidase/D-alanyl-D-alanine endopeptidase produces the protein MYHRILLLIVLFCSPYLWAFDFGKIPPEEVSVYIQDLQTGKALVSHRADTAVNPASVMKLVTTFTALRSLGSDYSWQTEWKSDAPVKNHILEGDLYWVGSGNPVLDQNDLLDVQSQLAARGIRHIRGQLVLDRQIWSNNGSAEDFDADSAETFATPPDPHMLAYKVVWLKPERNEQGITTVTLNPPLPEVPQQYNIGLYPSAAGCPSLKSYLNARYQNGTLVAEGRIPEPCLGQEMFVNMLDSTDFAARSFINQWRANGGTINSSFRIGITPKHATTLAVNHSKPLSDVLSDMNKNSNNIIARSIFLTLGNLHSKQGDTVADARAEVRRQLAQANIDDEALVLENGSGLSRRERVSARMMGEILAQAYHSSFQKIFIDSLPIGGYDGTLKNRFKNATQSLHLKTGTLKNVRALAGYRLPQTSGEHPLAIVLIVNSEQAGNYPSEMDSLLSTWLQTAQTTVMP, from the coding sequence ATGTACCACCGTATCCTTTTACTGATTGTATTGTTTTGCAGCCCTTACCTTTGGGCATTTGATTTCGGCAAAATCCCTCCCGAAGAAGTCTCCGTGTATATACAGGATTTACAGACCGGCAAAGCATTGGTATCGCACCGTGCCGATACCGCCGTAAACCCGGCCTCCGTAATGAAACTAGTCACTACATTTACCGCTTTGCGTAGCTTGGGAAGCGATTACAGCTGGCAAACCGAATGGAAAAGTGATGCACCGGTGAAAAATCATATACTCGAAGGTGATTTATATTGGGTAGGAAGCGGCAACCCGGTTTTGGATCAAAATGATTTACTGGATGTGCAGAGCCAGCTTGCCGCCCGCGGCATTCGACACATCAGGGGCCAATTGGTGCTTGATCGCCAAATCTGGAGCAATAACGGCAGTGCGGAGGATTTCGACGCTGACAGTGCCGAGACTTTCGCCACACCGCCGGATCCGCACATGCTGGCCTACAAAGTAGTATGGCTCAAACCTGAACGCAACGAGCAAGGCATCACCACCGTTACCTTGAACCCTCCGCTCCCGGAAGTACCGCAACAATACAATATCGGCCTTTACCCTTCTGCCGCAGGCTGCCCTTCTCTAAAAAGTTACCTCAATGCCCGATATCAAAACGGCACACTGGTTGCCGAAGGCCGCATTCCCGAACCCTGTTTAGGGCAGGAAATGTTTGTCAATATGCTCGATAGCACCGATTTTGCCGCCCGCAGCTTTATCAACCAATGGCGTGCCAACGGGGGAACCATTAACAGCAGCTTCCGCATCGGAATCACTCCAAAGCATGCGACAACTTTGGCCGTAAACCACTCCAAACCGCTATCAGACGTACTGTCCGACATGAATAAAAATTCCAACAATATCATTGCCCGCAGTATTTTTCTGACACTCGGCAATCTTCATTCGAAACAGGGTGATACTGTTGCAGATGCCCGAGCCGAAGTCCGACGTCAGCTGGCACAAGCCAATATCGACGATGAAGCACTGGTACTCGAAAACGGTTCTGGCTTATCTCGGCGCGAACGCGTCAGCGCCAGAATGATGGGAGAAATTCTTGCACAGGCTTACCACAGCTCTTTTCAGAAAATATTTATAGACAGCCTGCCAATAGGAGGATACGACGGGACTTTGAAAAACCGCTTTAAAAATGCAACGCAATCGCTGCATCTCAAAACCGGCACCCTGAAAAACGTACGGGCATTAGCCGGCTACCGCTTACCGCAAACTTCAGGCGAACATCCACTGGCTATTGTATTGATTGTAAATAGCGAGCAGGCCGGTAATTATCCAAGCGAAATGGACAGCCTACTTTCGACATGGCTACAAACCGCCCAGACTACCGTTATGCCGTAA
- the rpmE gene encoding 50S ribosomal protein L31, translating into MKQGIHPDYHDVNVTCSCGNKFVTKSAMAKENFSIEVCSECHPFYTGQQKIVDSTGRVDKFNQKFGNMFKR; encoded by the coding sequence ATGAAACAAGGCATTCATCCGGATTACCACGATGTAAACGTAACTTGCTCTTGCGGCAACAAATTCGTTACCAAATCGGCTATGGCTAAAGAAAACTTCTCTATTGAGGTTTGCTCTGAATGCCATCCGTTCTACACCGGCCAACAAAAAATCGTTGACAGTACCGGTCGCGTGGACAAATTCAATCAAAAATTCGGCAATATGTTCAAACGTTAA
- a CDS encoding ArnT family glycosyltransferase — MLTYTPPESRASLKPREQPWLLLLLAFAWLWPGVFSHDLWNPAEPETFTALAQYMQGGNAWLPQVFDKPDFGIPPPYLWVAGAFHALLSPHIADAYSASRFASTFFTALGLACCGMAGFRFLGKHQGRSVVLILIGCVGLITPAHFLNPYSVVFAALGMCLYGFALVRTKVIMASLLLGGGCALLSVAAGWLLPLAMIIMAFALTLNPQWRNKRYYITLIGSLCFALPLMLVYPFALYKSNPADYQLWLDRYAFGSFGGIQTFSLGFSLPYYLKNLLWFAFPAWPLALWTFSRIKLHAHQWGVLVLVWLGIFGLLLALDPSRFQGYLLWLLPPLALAGAACLDNLRRGAAAFLNWFGIMAFGLLALFLWIGFFAMNFGWPAKLAERSLYFSPYYTPDINIMPMVVAVSFSFVWIWAITRKHIRGRQAVTNWAAGVTLVWALLMTLFLPWLDAAKSHAPVVALMEAAMPSEKRQAVYSGKECISVASKAVTARIAWMQYSKLALQTDNADCRYRLTQQPLNTVAPEGWHMLWQGARPRNKQEAFGLLEKNL, encoded by the coding sequence ATGTTGACTTATACCCCGCCTGAATCTCGCGCCTCCCTCAAACCCCGTGAACAACCGTGGTTGTTGCTGTTGTTGGCTTTTGCCTGGTTGTGGCCCGGTGTGTTTTCTCATGATTTGTGGAATCCTGCCGAACCTGAAACATTTACTGCCTTGGCACAGTATATGCAGGGTGGCAATGCTTGGTTGCCGCAAGTATTCGATAAACCTGATTTCGGTATTCCTCCACCTTATTTATGGGTTGCGGGTGCATTTCATGCCTTGCTGTCGCCGCATATTGCCGATGCGTATTCCGCTAGCCGCTTCGCCAGTACGTTTTTTACGGCACTCGGGCTGGCCTGTTGCGGCATGGCGGGTTTCCGCTTTTTAGGGAAACACCAGGGGCGTAGTGTCGTTTTGATTCTGATTGGCTGTGTCGGCCTGATTACACCTGCCCATTTTCTTAATCCTTATTCGGTGGTTTTTGCGGCTTTGGGGATGTGCTTATATGGTTTTGCATTGGTACGAACCAAAGTGATTATGGCTTCATTGCTGTTGGGTGGGGGATGTGCTTTGTTGTCTGTTGCGGCAGGTTGGTTGTTACCGTTGGCAATGATCATCATGGCGTTTGCTTTAACGCTAAATCCGCAATGGCGTAATAAGCGGTACTATATTACGTTGATTGGATCTTTGTGCTTTGCATTGCCATTGATGCTGGTATATCCGTTTGCACTCTATAAAAGTAATCCGGCAGACTATCAATTATGGTTGGACCGATATGCTTTCGGATCATTTGGCGGTATACAAACATTCAGTTTGGGATTTTCTCTGCCTTATTATCTGAAAAACCTCCTTTGGTTTGCTTTTCCGGCATGGCCGCTGGCATTATGGACTTTCAGCCGTATAAAACTGCATGCTCACCAATGGGGTGTGCTGGTGTTGGTATGGTTGGGTATATTCGGGTTGCTGCTGGCGTTGGATCCGAGCCGGTTCCAAGGCTATCTGCTTTGGCTGCTGCCGCCTTTGGCTTTGGCCGGCGCGGCATGCTTGGATAATCTGCGACGCGGTGCGGCGGCATTTTTAAACTGGTTTGGCATTATGGCATTCGGTTTGCTGGCCCTTTTCTTGTGGATCGGTTTTTTTGCCATGAATTTCGGCTGGCCGGCCAAGCTTGCCGAGAGGTCACTGTATTTCAGCCCGTATTACACGCCTGATATCAATATTATGCCCATGGTCGTGGCGGTATCGTTTTCATTTGTGTGGATCTGGGCGATTACCCGCAAACATATCCGAGGCCGCCAAGCCGTAACCAATTGGGCGGCGGGGGTAACTCTGGTATGGGCACTTTTGATGACATTGTTTCTACCGTGGCTGGATGCCGCAAAAAGCCATGCGCCTGTGGTGGCTTTGATGGAGGCGGCTATGCCGTCTGAAAAACGGCAGGCCGTTTATTCAGGCAAAGAATGTATCAGTGTGGCTTCAAAAGCGGTTACTGCCCGCATCGCTTGGATGCAGTATAGTAAGTTGGCGTTGCAGACTGATAATGCCGACTGCCGCTACCGCCTCACCCAGCAGCCCTTGAATACCGTAGCCCCCGAGGGTTGGCATATGTTGTGGCAGGGTGCGCGGCCGCGTAATAAGCAAGAAGCGTTCGGGTTATTGGAAAAGAATCTTTGA
- the ubiG gene encoding bifunctional 2-polyprenyl-6-hydroxyphenol methylase/3-demethylubiquinol 3-O-methyltransferase UbiG translates to MSSDTQTPNNVDSGEIDKFSQLAHKWWDETGEFKPLHEINPLRLGYIDEHGRLAGKTVLDVGCGGGILTESMAKSGAAHVTGIDMAEKSLKIAKLHALDQQVDNIAYRCVRVEDLAAEAPHSFDVVTCMEMMEHVPDPAAIVAACARLVKPDGVVFFSTINRNPKSYVHAIVGAEYVLGLVPRGTHDWQKFITPAELARMCRQAGLDIIGSKGLGYNLLTKTYHLTDNTDVNYMVVCKPA, encoded by the coding sequence ATGAGCTCAGATACCCAAACACCAAATAATGTTGATAGCGGTGAGATCGACAAATTCAGCCAGTTGGCTCACAAATGGTGGGATGAAACCGGTGAATTTAAGCCTTTGCATGAGATTAATCCGCTACGCTTGGGTTATATAGACGAACACGGCCGCTTGGCGGGCAAAACCGTATTGGATGTGGGTTGCGGCGGCGGTATTTTGACCGAAAGCATGGCTAAATCGGGGGCGGCACATGTTACCGGTATCGATATGGCGGAAAAGTCGCTGAAAATTGCCAAATTACATGCGCTTGACCAGCAAGTCGACAATATCGCTTACCGCTGTGTGCGGGTAGAGGATTTGGCTGCAGAAGCACCGCATAGTTTTGATGTCGTGACCTGTATGGAAATGATGGAGCATGTTCCTGATCCGGCGGCCATCGTTGCTGCTTGCGCCCGCTTGGTGAAGCCGGACGGGGTAGTATTTTTTTCGACCATCAACCGTAATCCGAAGTCTTACGTGCATGCCATTGTCGGCGCGGAATATGTATTAGGTTTGGTACCGCGCGGCACGCATGATTGGCAGAAATTTATTACACCTGCGGAATTGGCACGTATGTGCCGTCAAGCAGGATTGGATATTATCGGCAGCAAAGGTTTGGGCTACAATTTGCTGACCAAAACCTATCATCTTACCGACAATACGGATGTGAACTACATGGTTGTTTGCAAACCTGCTTAA
- a CDS encoding tripartite tricarboxylate transporter permease, giving the protein MDILTYLMSGFEVALQPQNLMLALIGAFLGTIVGMLPGLGPINGVAILLPFAYAFGLPPESALILLAAVYLGCEYGGRISAILINVPGDAAAIMSTLDGYPLAKQGKAGIALSLSAVSSFTGSTIATVGVVLFAPLLANWAIAFGPAEYFVLMVFAITCLSGLVGDQPVKTAVAALIGLFLAVIGVDAVTGVYRFTFDSVNLSDGIQFTTIVIGFFSISEILIMLEHTATGQKILSQGKRSLFNFKEFAFSFGAMIRSGIVGFIVGILPGAGATIASAMTYTNEKKLAGKNGKFGEGDLRGIAAPEAANNASACGSFIPMLTLGVPGSGTTAVMMGALTLYNITPGPQLFSEQPDIVWGLIASLFVGNIILLLLNIPLVGLFARMLNVPNYILIPAIAAVSFVGVYAIHSTTFDLILMVGLGILGYVLRKLNFPLSALILGYVLGELMESSLRRALSISQGDIGILFYGPITQVLWALSLLMVLLPLYRWIRHRNKTA; this is encoded by the coding sequence ATGGATATTCTGACTTATCTGATGTCCGGTTTTGAGGTCGCCCTGCAACCGCAAAATCTGATGCTGGCACTAATCGGTGCTTTTCTCGGCACAATTGTCGGCATGCTACCCGGCTTAGGGCCGATTAACGGCGTGGCTATTTTACTGCCGTTTGCCTATGCATTCGGTCTGCCGCCCGAGTCTGCATTGATTCTTTTGGCTGCGGTTTATCTCGGCTGTGAATACGGGGGCCGTATTTCGGCCATTCTAATCAATGTACCGGGGGATGCCGCCGCCATTATGTCGACACTCGACGGCTATCCGCTGGCCAAACAAGGTAAGGCTGGTATCGCCCTGTCGTTATCAGCCGTCAGCTCCTTTACCGGCAGCACCATTGCAACCGTAGGCGTGGTGTTATTTGCCCCGCTGCTGGCCAACTGGGCAATCGCTTTCGGGCCTGCCGAATATTTCGTATTGATGGTATTTGCCATTACCTGCTTGAGCGGTTTGGTCGGAGACCAACCTGTAAAAACCGCCGTAGCCGCCCTTATCGGCCTTTTCCTTGCCGTTATCGGTGTAGATGCGGTAACAGGGGTGTACCGTTTTACTTTTGATTCGGTGAATCTTTCAGACGGCATTCAGTTTACAACCATCGTGATCGGCTTTTTCAGCATCAGCGAAATCCTGATTATGCTAGAACATACTGCAACCGGACAAAAAATCCTCAGCCAAGGCAAGCGCTCCCTGTTTAACTTTAAAGAGTTTGCCTTCAGTTTCGGCGCGATGATTCGAAGCGGTATTGTCGGCTTCATAGTCGGTATTCTGCCGGGAGCGGGAGCGACTATTGCCAGCGCGATGACTTATACCAACGAGAAAAAACTGGCCGGCAAAAACGGTAAGTTCGGCGAAGGGGACTTGCGCGGCATTGCTGCTCCTGAAGCCGCCAACAATGCTTCGGCCTGCGGTTCGTTCATTCCGATGCTGACATTGGGTGTACCCGGCTCCGGTACTACGGCAGTTATGATGGGCGCGCTAACACTGTATAACATCACCCCCGGCCCCCAACTTTTCAGCGAACAGCCCGATATCGTTTGGGGTTTGATTGCTTCTTTGTTTGTCGGCAATATTATTTTGCTGCTGCTAAATATCCCGTTGGTAGGCCTATTCGCCCGTATGTTGAATGTGCCCAACTATATTCTGATTCCGGCGATTGCCGCAGTAAGCTTCGTAGGGGTATATGCTATCCACAGCACAACCTTCGACCTGATTCTGATGGTTGGATTGGGTATTCTCGGTTATGTGCTGCGCAAGCTTAATTTCCCGCTTTCTGCACTGATTCTGGGTTACGTATTGGGCGAACTGATGGAATCCAGCCTGCGCCGGGCTTTGTCAATTTCACAAGGCGATATCGGTATCTTGTTCTACGGTCCGATTACCCAAGTATTATGGGCTTTGTCTCTGCTTATGGTATTGCTGCCACTGTATCGTTGGATACGCCACCGCAACAAAACAGCATAA
- a CDS encoding tripartite tricarboxylate transporter TctB family protein yields MRAERIFAALLLVASLFFLWLAWGYTAPIAYDPLGPRPYPVLILSLLAACSLFLAVRPKQEKIDQSHTPNLITKLILCLAAMLLYAVFFELLGFPLATALMAFAVGKLFGGRTLPCIVSGVAMGIGLFFLFNNLLDVVLPAGFGM; encoded by the coding sequence ATGAGAGCCGAACGTATTTTTGCAGCATTGCTCTTGGTAGCTTCGCTGTTTTTCTTATGGCTGGCATGGGGTTATACCGCACCTATCGCTTATGATCCTCTCGGCCCGCGTCCTTATCCCGTATTGATTTTATCGTTACTGGCTGCCTGTTCCCTGTTTTTGGCCGTGCGCCCCAAACAGGAAAAAATCGATCAGAGCCACACGCCGAACTTGATAACCAAACTGATACTGTGTCTGGCGGCCATGTTGCTTTATGCCGTCTTTTTCGAATTGCTGGGCTTTCCGCTGGCTACAGCGCTTATGGCTTTTGCGGTAGGCAAACTGTTTGGCGGCAGAACTCTACCCTGTATCGTTTCCGGAGTCGCAATGGGTATCGGCTTGTTTTTCTTATTCAACAACCTGCTCGATGTTGTTTTGCCTGCTGGTTTTGGCATGTAA
- a CDS encoding Bug family tripartite tricarboxylate transporter substrate binding protein translates to MPNKLSKLTITVLAAIFALGGCSKQAAQNGEPSKPECIAPAKPGGGFDLTCKLAQSGLKETKQLDKPMRVTYMPGGVGAVAYNKIVANDPANNDAIVAFSTGSLLNLAQGKFGQYTEKDVRWLAAVGTDYGMVAVNADSPLKNLKDLVEALKADPKKISFGAGGSVGGQDWLQTAMVAKAAGVNPKDMTYVALEGGGEAVTAVLGNHISVVSAGIAEMGPHIESGKVRVLAVFAPERLEGKLKDIPTAKEQGYDVEWPVIRGYYMGPKVSEESFQWWKTHFDAMLKDPAFEQLRAQRDLLPFSMTGDELTQYVVKTTEQMRALSKEFELETK, encoded by the coding sequence ATGCCGAACAAACTTTCAAAACTCACAATAACTGTTTTAGCCGCCATATTCGCATTAGGAGGTTGCAGTAAGCAGGCAGCCCAAAATGGCGAACCGTCCAAGCCCGAATGTATCGCCCCTGCCAAACCGGGTGGCGGTTTTGACTTAACCTGTAAGTTGGCGCAAAGCGGTCTCAAAGAAACCAAACAACTCGACAAACCTATGCGGGTAACCTATATGCCGGGCGGCGTGGGAGCGGTGGCCTATAACAAAATCGTTGCCAATGACCCTGCCAATAATGATGCGATTGTCGCATTCTCTACCGGTTCGTTACTGAATCTCGCCCAAGGCAAATTCGGCCAATATACGGAAAAAGATGTACGTTGGCTGGCTGCCGTGGGAACCGATTACGGCATGGTGGCCGTTAACGCCGATTCTCCGCTTAAAAATCTGAAAGACTTGGTTGAGGCACTCAAAGCTGATCCTAAAAAAATCAGCTTCGGCGCAGGCGGTAGCGTGGGCGGACAAGACTGGCTGCAAACAGCCATGGTTGCCAAAGCTGCCGGCGTTAATCCCAAAGACATGACATACGTGGCATTAGAAGGCGGTGGTGAAGCCGTTACCGCCGTATTGGGCAACCACATCAGTGTTGTCAGTGCCGGTATTGCCGAGATGGGTCCGCATATAGAATCCGGCAAAGTGCGTGTGTTGGCAGTATTCGCACCCGAGCGCTTGGAAGGCAAGCTTAAAGATATTCCGACTGCCAAAGAGCAAGGCTACGATGTCGAATGGCCGGTAATACGCGGTTATTACATGGGTCCGAAAGTTAGTGAAGAATCGTTCCAATGGTGGAAAACCCACTTTGATGCCATGCTGAAAGATCCGGCATTTGAGCAATTACGCGCCCAACGCGACCTGCTGCCCTTCTCTATGACAGGCGACGAACTCACCCAATACGTAGTGAAAACTACCGAACAAATGCGCGCGCTTTCAAAAGAATTTGAATTGGAAACCAAATAA
- the thiC gene encoding phosphomethylpyrimidine synthase ThiC, with product MSAKPTESQQLDNLSQDLGIRFAYPNSDRIYLQGSRNDIRVPLREIRQDDTVTERGRETNPPIPVYDTSGLYGDPSAAINLKHGLPQIRSAWITERSDTEQLSGLSSEYGQERAHDPKTAHLRFNQITRPLRAKAGHNVTQMHYARRGIITPEMEFVALREQSKLEQIWRDPRYAKITKQHAGEAFGANLPQHPDQITPEFVRAEVAAGRAIIPANINHPELEPMIIGRNFRVKINGNLGNSAVTSSLTEEVEKMVWALRWGADTIMDLSTGAHIHETREWIIRNSPVPIGTVPIYQALEKTGGIAEDLTWELFRDTLIEQAEQGVDYFTIHAGVLLRYVPLTANRLTGIVSRGGSIMAKWCLAHHQENFLYTHFDEICEIMKAYDVSFSLGDGLRPGCVADSNDEAQFGELRTLGELTAKAWQHDVQVMIEGPGHVPLQRVKQNMTEELQHCFEAPFYTLGPLVTDIAPGYDHITSGIGAANIGWYGTAMLCYVTPKEHLGLPDKEDVRTGIITYKLAAHAADLAKGWPGAQLRDNALSKARFEFRWRDQFRLSLDPERAESFHDATLPAEGAKTAHFCSMCGPKFCSMKITQEVRDYAEAQKGMQEKSVEFIQNGSALYR from the coding sequence ATGTCTGCCAAGCCCACAGAATCACAACAATTAGACAATCTGAGCCAAGATTTGGGGATCCGCTTTGCCTATCCCAATTCCGATCGTATTTATTTGCAAGGAAGCCGTAACGACATCCGAGTGCCGCTACGCGAAATCCGCCAAGACGACACCGTAACCGAACGCGGCCGCGAAACCAATCCGCCTATCCCCGTTTACGACACCAGCGGACTTTACGGTGATCCCTCTGCCGCCATCAATCTAAAGCACGGCTTACCGCAGATCCGCAGTGCATGGATTACGGAACGCAGTGATACCGAGCAATTATCAGGGCTTTCCAGCGAATACGGACAAGAACGCGCCCACGATCCCAAAACCGCCCATTTGCGCTTCAACCAAATCACCCGCCCTTTACGCGCAAAAGCCGGACATAACGTTACTCAAATGCACTACGCCCGCCGCGGCATCATCACGCCTGAAATGGAATTCGTTGCCCTACGCGAACAATCCAAACTCGAACAAATCTGGCGTGACCCTCGTTATGCCAAAATCACCAAACAACACGCAGGCGAGGCATTCGGTGCCAATCTGCCGCAACACCCCGATCAAATCACTCCCGAATTCGTACGCGCCGAAGTAGCCGCAGGCCGTGCGATTATCCCCGCCAATATCAACCACCCCGAATTGGAACCAATGATTATCGGGCGTAATTTCCGCGTCAAAATCAACGGCAACTTGGGCAATTCCGCCGTCACCTCCTCTCTCACCGAAGAAGTGGAAAAAATGGTTTGGGCATTACGCTGGGGTGCCGATACCATCATGGATTTATCCACGGGCGCGCACATTCACGAAACCCGGGAATGGATTATCCGTAACTCACCCGTACCCATTGGTACCGTACCGATTTATCAGGCATTAGAAAAAACCGGCGGTATAGCCGAAGATTTGACCTGGGAATTGTTCCGCGACACTTTAATCGAACAAGCCGAGCAAGGTGTGGACTACTTCACCATCCATGCCGGTGTTTTACTGCGCTATGTACCGCTCACTGCCAACCGTCTCACCGGTATCGTTTCGCGCGGCGGTTCGATTATGGCCAAATGGTGTTTGGCACACCATCAAGAGAACTTCCTCTATACGCATTTTGATGAAATTTGCGAAATCATGAAGGCTTACGACGTGTCGTTCAGCCTCGGCGACGGCCTGCGTCCGGGCTGCGTGGCTGATTCCAACGACGAAGCACAATTCGGCGAGCTGCGCACACTGGGCGAACTCACTGCCAAAGCGTGGCAACATGATGTCCAGGTCATGATTGAAGGCCCCGGGCATGTGCCATTACAACGTGTCAAACAAAACATGACCGAAGAATTGCAACACTGCTTCGAAGCACCCTTTTACACCCTCGGCCCATTAGTTACCGACATTGCTCCCGGCTACGACCATATTACTTCGGGCATCGGCGCAGCCAATATCGGCTGGTACGGCACTGCCATGCTGTGCTACGTCACCCCTAAAGAACATTTGGGACTGCCCGATAAAGAAGACGTCCGCACCGGTATCATTACTTACAAACTGGCTGCCCACGCTGCCGACTTGGCCAAAGGCTGGCCCGGTGCGCAACTGCGCGATAATGCCCTATCAAAAGCACGTTTCGAATTCCGCTGGCGCGATCAATTCCGCTTAAGTCTCGATCCTGAACGCGCCGAAAGCTTCCATGACGCCACATTGCCGGCCGAAGGTGCAAAAACCGCCCACTTCTGCTCAATGTGCGGCCCTAAATTCTGTTCGATGAAAATCACACAGGAGGTGCGCGATTATGCCGAGGCACAAAAAGGGATGCAGGAAAAATCAGTAGAGTTCATACAAAACGGCTCCGCGCTTTACCGTTAA